One Pseudomonas sp. HOU2 genomic window carries:
- a CDS encoding amino acid ABC transporter ATP-binding protein, which translates to MAQQSDELIIEALNIHKAFGDLQILKGISLQVRRGEVVVLIGASGSGKTTFIRCINLLEDIQGGEIRVNGRPMGYRTRADGSLVRDSERNIARQRRDIGMVFQRFNLFPHMTALENIIEAPIQVLGVPRQAALDQAHALLKRVGLADKAGHYPSMLSGGQQQRVAIARALAMKPQAMLFDEPTSALDPETVGEVLQVMKELAEEGMTMVVVTHEMGFAREVADRVVVLDQGELIEQGPPEQIFSRPTHPRTQAFLSRVL; encoded by the coding sequence ATGGCGCAGCAAAGTGACGAACTGATCATCGAGGCGCTGAACATTCACAAGGCCTTCGGTGACCTGCAGATTCTCAAGGGCATTTCCCTGCAAGTGCGACGCGGCGAAGTGGTGGTGCTGATCGGCGCCTCGGGCTCGGGCAAAACCACGTTTATCCGCTGCATCAATCTGCTCGAAGACATTCAGGGCGGAGAGATCCGGGTCAACGGCCGACCCATGGGTTATCGCACCCGGGCGGACGGCAGTCTGGTGCGCGACTCGGAACGCAACATCGCCCGTCAGCGCCGGGACATCGGCATGGTGTTTCAGCGCTTCAACCTGTTCCCGCACATGACCGCTTTGGAAAACATCATCGAAGCACCGATTCAGGTACTGGGCGTGCCGCGCCAGGCTGCGCTGGATCAGGCGCACGCATTGCTCAAGCGAGTCGGGCTGGCGGACAAGGCCGGGCATTACCCGTCGATGCTTTCCGGTGGTCAGCAGCAGCGGGTGGCAATCGCCCGAGCACTGGCGATGAAGCCCCAGGCGATGCTGTTCGACGAACCCACCAGCGCCCTCGACCCGGAAACTGTCGGCGAGGTTCTGCAGGTCATGAAGGAACTGGCCGAGGAGGGCATGACCATGGTCGTGGTCACCCACGAAATGGGCTTTGCCCGCGAGGTAGCCGACCGGGTGGTGGTGCTCGATCAGGGTGAACTGATCGAACAAGGCCCGCCGGAGCAGATTTTCAGTCGTCCCACCCATCCCCGAACCCAGGCCTTTCTCAGCCGCGTGCTGTGA
- a CDS encoding polyamine ABC transporter substrate-binding protein, translating into MRLSSLFAALCCAAVVPMLQAADSVVKVYNWSDYIGPDTLKNFEKDNAIKVQYDIFDTNEMLEAKLLSGHSGYDVVVPSSQFLSKQIRAGAYQPLQRELLDNWKHLDPRLMQRLQAADPGNKYAVPYMWGTVGIGYNEEKVRAVLGKDAPLDSWSMVFDPQNLAKLKSCGVAFLDAPVKIIPQALLYLGLAPNSVKPDDYKQASKLLMTLRPSVTYFNSSKYTADLANGDICVAIGYSGDVMQAQTRAREAGKNIDIRYLIPKEGVNLWFDMLAIPKDAGNVANAHAFINYLLRPEVIAPVSDYVGYANPNKDATALMDSKVSGNPGIYPTDEVINHAFVSADLPENIQRLITREWNRIKSGQ; encoded by the coding sequence ATGCGTTTATCGAGCTTGTTCGCGGCGCTGTGCTGCGCCGCTGTGGTGCCCATGCTTCAAGCCGCCGACTCGGTGGTGAAGGTATACAACTGGTCCGATTACATCGGTCCCGACACGCTGAAGAATTTCGAGAAAGACAACGCGATCAAGGTTCAGTACGACATCTTCGACACCAATGAAATGCTCGAAGCCAAGTTGCTTTCCGGGCACTCGGGTTACGACGTGGTGGTGCCGTCCAGCCAGTTTCTTTCGAAACAGATTCGCGCCGGCGCTTATCAGCCACTGCAACGCGAATTGCTCGATAACTGGAAACACCTCGATCCGCGTCTGATGCAGCGCCTGCAAGCTGCCGACCCGGGTAATAAATACGCCGTGCCGTACATGTGGGGCACGGTGGGTATCGGCTACAACGAGGAGAAAGTCCGCGCCGTGCTGGGCAAGGATGCGCCGCTGGATTCCTGGTCGATGGTGTTCGACCCGCAGAACCTCGCCAAACTGAAGAGCTGCGGCGTGGCCTTTCTCGATGCTCCGGTGAAGATCATCCCCCAGGCCCTGCTTTACCTCGGGCTGGCCCCCAACAGCGTCAAGCCCGACGACTACAAACAGGCTTCCAAACTCCTGATGACCTTGCGGCCCTCGGTGACCTACTTCAACTCGTCGAAGTACACCGCCGACCTCGCCAACGGCGACATCTGCGTAGCGATCGGCTATTCCGGCGACGTGATGCAGGCCCAGACCCGGGCGCGCGAGGCGGGCAAAAACATCGATATCCGCTACCTGATTCCCAAGGAAGGCGTGAACCTCTGGTTCGACATGCTGGCGATCCCCAAGGACGCCGGCAACGTCGCCAACGCCCATGCGTTCATCAATTACTTGCTGCGCCCTGAGGTGATTGCGCCGGTCAGCGATTACGTCGGTTACGCCAATCCGAACAAGGACGCCACGGCGCTGATGGATAGCAAAGTCAGCGGCAACCCGGGGATCTACCCGACTGACGAGGTGATCAACCATGCCTTCGTCTCCGCCGATCTGCCGGAAAACATCCAGCGTCTGATTACCCGCGAATGGAACCGGATCAAGTCCGGCCAATGA
- a CDS encoding gamma-glutamyltransferase family protein, which translates to MLKFSAHEYPYPSQRQSVFARRGMVAASQPLAAQAGIEMLQKGGNAVDAAIATAAALTVVEPTGCGLGGDAFALVWFKDQLHGLNANGHAPAALSIEAVKAAGHEQMPLYGWTPVTVPGCPSAWAELSQRFGVLPFADLLQPAISLARDGFPLSPVVAHQWQIALDEFGPHRNEVLQAWFDTFLIDGRAPKAGEVFRNPAQARTLEELASSRCESLYRGALAQRLDAHSQATGGYLRATDLEHYRAQWVEPIHVNYRGVDVWEIPPSGQGLVALMALKILEGFDFDHRDSQQTWHRQLEAMKLAYSDGLHYITDPLHMRVAVADLLSDGYSARRRTQIGEQAQPPKPGDPHASGTVYLATADGQGNMVSFIQSNYHGFGSGVVLPDSGIALQNRGQEFSLDPEHANALAPGKKTFHTIIPGFLTKDGQALGPFGVMGGYMQPQGHVQMVMNLVDFGLNPQSALDAPRWQWLGGMKVGIEQGASRDLANALARRGHEVQIASDLTDYGRGQIILRDPVTGVLCGGTEPRADSHIAVW; encoded by the coding sequence ATGTTGAAATTCTCTGCTCACGAATATCCCTATCCGTCGCAACGCCAAAGCGTGTTCGCCCGTCGTGGCATGGTTGCAGCGTCTCAGCCGTTGGCCGCACAGGCCGGCATCGAGATGCTGCAGAAGGGCGGTAATGCGGTCGACGCCGCCATCGCCACGGCGGCGGCGCTGACTGTGGTCGAGCCTACGGGTTGCGGCCTGGGCGGCGATGCGTTTGCGCTGGTCTGGTTCAAGGATCAGTTGCATGGCCTCAATGCCAACGGCCATGCCCCGGCGGCTCTGAGTATCGAAGCGGTGAAAGCGGCCGGCCATGAACAGATGCCGTTATATGGCTGGACGCCTGTGACAGTGCCCGGCTGCCCATCGGCCTGGGCCGAGCTGTCGCAACGCTTTGGCGTGTTGCCGTTCGCCGATTTGCTGCAACCGGCAATCAGTCTGGCCAGAGACGGTTTTCCCTTGTCGCCGGTGGTTGCCCATCAATGGCAAATCGCGCTGGATGAGTTCGGCCCGCATCGTAATGAAGTGCTGCAGGCCTGGTTCGATACGTTCCTGATTGATGGTCGCGCGCCGAAGGCCGGTGAAGTTTTCCGTAACCCGGCACAGGCAAGAACCCTTGAAGAGTTGGCGTCGAGCCGCTGCGAAAGTTTGTATCGCGGCGCACTGGCGCAACGCCTGGATGCGCATTCACAAGCAACGGGCGGCTATCTGCGCGCCACCGATCTTGAGCATTACCGCGCGCAGTGGGTGGAGCCGATCCACGTCAATTACCGGGGCGTGGATGTCTGGGAAATCCCGCCGAGCGGGCAAGGCCTGGTGGCGCTGATGGCGCTGAAGATTCTTGAAGGCTTCGACTTCGATCACCGTGACAGCCAACAGACCTGGCACCGGCAACTGGAGGCGATGAAGCTCGCCTACAGTGATGGGCTGCACTACATCACCGATCCGCTGCACATGCGCGTGGCCGTGGCCGATCTGTTGAGCGACGGCTACAGCGCCCGCCGCCGCACGCAGATCGGCGAACAGGCGCAACCGCCGAAACCGGGCGATCCCCATGCCAGTGGCACGGTGTATCTGGCCACGGCGGACGGGCAGGGCAACATGGTGTCGTTCATTCAGAGCAATTACCACGGTTTCGGCTCAGGCGTGGTGCTGCCGGACAGCGGCATTGCCCTGCAGAATCGCGGCCAGGAATTCAGCCTTGATCCCGAGCACGCCAACGCGTTGGCGCCCGGGAAAAAGACCTTTCACACGATCATTCCCGGCTTCCTCACCAAGGATGGCCAGGCGCTAGGGCCGTTCGGTGTGATGGGCGGCTACATGCAGCCGCAGGGTCATGTGCAGATGGTGATGAATCTGGTGGATTTCGGCCTGAACCCGCAGTCGGCACTGGACGCGCCGCGCTGGCAATGGCTGGGCGGGATGAAGGTTGGCATCGAGCAGGGCGCTTCAAGGGATCTGGCCAACGCGTTGGCGCGTCGCGGGCATGAGGTGCAGATCGCCAGTGACCTGACGGATTACGGACGAGGGCAGATTATTCTGCGTGATCCAGTGACGGGCGTACTGTGTGGCGGGACTGAGCCGCGGGCGGATTCGCATATCGCAGTCTGGTAG
- a CDS encoding ABC transporter ATP-binding protein: protein MLRLFERRLDPFPPDEVPPPPNGLAKFLWACTRGARGYVLALALLSAAVSIYEAWLFSFLGQVVDLLSTWQAGGEAAAQERRVLWGMGIVMVLSVGLVALRTMVQHQILAINLPLRLRWDFHRLMLRQSLSFFSDEFSGRVTTKVMQTALAVRDVLFTLIEILPGIGVYFIAIIALAGGFALKLMLPFLAWVVLFGLAMWYFVPRLGKVGQEQANARSMMTGRIADAYTNITTVKLFSHSNREAHFARAAMEDFKLTGFRQMRLVSLFEIVNQALVVALIMSAGGYALWLWHQGDVGAGAVAAITAMALRINGMSNWIMWQMTSLFESIGTVQDGMATLTQGTKVQDAPDAGVLVTSGGAVTFDKVKFNYGGERQVLDGLSLSIRPGEKIGLVGRSGAGKSTLINLLLRFYDVDSGEIRIDGQNIAHVTQDSLRSAIGMVTQDTSLLHRSIRDNIAYGRPDATDAQIRRAAANAQADEFISQLSDRQGHTGYDTLVGERGIKLSGGQRQRVAIARVMLKNAPILLLDEATSALDSEVEVAIQESLDDMMQGKTVIAIAHRLSTIAAMDRLIVMDDGRIIEQGTHSELLEKNGVYARLWAHQSGGFLGEDKGVVEAMDQA, encoded by the coding sequence ATGCTTCGTCTGTTTGAACGAAGACTCGACCCTTTCCCGCCTGACGAGGTGCCACCGCCACCCAACGGTCTGGCTAAATTTCTCTGGGCCTGTACCCGGGGTGCACGCGGCTACGTGCTGGCGCTGGCGTTGCTCAGTGCCGCTGTGTCGATTTATGAAGCGTGGCTGTTTTCCTTCCTCGGTCAGGTCGTGGATCTGCTCTCGACCTGGCAGGCCGGTGGTGAAGCGGCCGCGCAGGAGCGCCGCGTGTTGTGGGGCATGGGCATCGTCATGGTGCTCAGTGTCGGGCTGGTGGCGTTGCGCACCATGGTTCAACACCAGATTCTGGCGATCAATTTGCCGTTGCGTCTGCGTTGGGATTTCCATCGGCTGATGCTGCGGCAAAGCCTTTCGTTTTTCTCCGACGAGTTCTCCGGCCGGGTCACGACCAAGGTCATGCAGACCGCGCTGGCGGTGCGTGACGTGCTGTTCACCCTGATCGAGATCCTGCCCGGGATCGGCGTGTACTTTATCGCGATCATCGCCCTGGCCGGCGGTTTTGCGCTGAAACTGATGCTGCCGTTCCTCGCCTGGGTTGTGCTGTTCGGTCTGGCCATGTGGTACTTCGTGCCGCGTCTGGGCAAGGTCGGCCAGGAGCAGGCCAATGCGCGGTCGATGATGACCGGGCGTATCGCCGACGCGTACACCAACATCACCACGGTGAAGTTGTTTTCCCATTCCAATCGCGAAGCGCACTTCGCGCGGGCGGCGATGGAAGATTTCAAGCTGACCGGGTTTCGCCAGATGCGTCTGGTCAGTCTGTTCGAGATCGTCAATCAGGCCTTGGTGGTGGCATTGATCATGTCTGCCGGTGGTTATGCCCTGTGGCTGTGGCACCAGGGTGATGTCGGCGCCGGTGCGGTGGCGGCGATCACTGCCATGGCGTTGCGGATCAACGGCATGTCGAACTGGATCATGTGGCAGATGACCTCGCTGTTCGAAAGCATCGGCACCGTTCAGGACGGCATGGCAACGCTGACCCAAGGCACCAAGGTGCAGGACGCACCGGATGCCGGCGTGCTGGTGACCTCTGGCGGCGCGGTGACGTTCGACAAGGTGAAGTTCAATTACGGTGGCGAACGTCAGGTGCTCGATGGCCTGAGCCTGAGCATCCGTCCCGGTGAAAAAATCGGTCTGGTCGGCCGCTCCGGTGCCGGTAAATCGACGCTGATCAACCTGCTGCTGCGTTTTTATGACGTCGACAGCGGCGAGATTCGTATCGACGGTCAGAACATTGCGCACGTGACCCAGGACAGCCTGCGCAGCGCGATCGGCATGGTCACCCAGGACACTTCGCTGCTACACCGCTCGATTCGCGACAACATCGCCTACGGTCGCCCCGATGCCACCGACGCGCAGATCCGCCGCGCCGCTGCCAACGCTCAGGCTGACGAGTTCATCAGCCAACTCAGCGACCGCCAGGGCCATACCGGCTACGACACCCTGGTGGGCGAGCGCGGGATCAAACTGTCCGGCGGCCAGCGCCAACGGGTGGCGATTGCCCGGGTGATGCTGAAGAACGCGCCAATCCTGCTGCTGGACGAAGCCACCAGTGCGCTGGACTCGGAAGTCGAAGTGGCGATTCAGGAAAGCCTCGATGACATGATGCAGGGCAAGACCGTGATTGCGATCGCACATCGACTGTCGACGATCGCAGCGATGGACCGGCTGATTGTCATGGACGACGGGCGCATCATCGAGCAGGGCACTCATTCGGAGTTGCTGGAGAAGAACGGCGTGTATGCGCGGCTGTGGGCGCATCAGAGCGGCGGCTTTCTGGGCGAGGACAAAGGCGTGGTCGAGGCGATGGATCAGGCCTGA
- the gabP gene encoding GABA permease, with amino-acid sequence MISPNSMDSSSQLAQGFKPRHVTMLSIAGIIGAGLFVGSGHAIAAAGPAVLLAYLFSGLLVVLVMRMLGEMAVANPDTGSFSTYADQAIGRWAGFTIGWLYWWFWVLVIPIEALAAGHVLHQWFPQVDAWLFALGSIIGLVVTNLFSVSKYGEFEFWFAMAKVVAIIGFIGVGFAVLMGWVPEREVSGLSGLMAEHGGFAPNGLSAVVGAFITIMFSFIGTEAVTIAAAESNNPAQNIAKATRSVIWRIGVFYLLSIFVVISVVPWNDPLLASVGSYQRALDIMNIPNAKFMVDVVVLIAVASCMNSSIYIASRMLYSLGRRGDAPKALKATSAAGVPRAAVIASTVLGASITVWSYFMPAGLFEFLLASSGAIALLVYLAIAVSQLRMRRILQQRKVELTLRMWLFPWLTWLVIGFICAALAVMMITPQHRTEVTTTIGLALAISFIGLITSRQPASAAQATSVGQA; translated from the coding sequence ATGATCAGCCCGAACTCCATGGATTCGAGTAGCCAATTGGCGCAGGGCTTTAAGCCTCGTCACGTCACAATGCTGTCCATCGCCGGGATTATCGGCGCCGGTTTGTTCGTCGGTTCAGGACACGCGATTGCCGCTGCAGGGCCGGCGGTGCTTCTCGCCTATCTGTTTTCAGGTTTGCTCGTCGTGCTGGTCATGCGCATGCTCGGCGAGATGGCGGTGGCCAATCCGGACACCGGTTCGTTCTCCACCTACGCCGACCAGGCCATCGGCCGCTGGGCCGGTTTTACCATCGGTTGGCTGTACTGGTGGTTCTGGGTGTTGGTGATTCCCATCGAAGCATTGGCGGCCGGGCATGTGCTGCACCAATGGTTCCCCCAGGTCGATGCCTGGCTGTTCGCGTTGGGATCGATCATTGGGCTGGTGGTGACCAACCTGTTCAGCGTGTCCAAATACGGTGAATTCGAGTTCTGGTTCGCCATGGCCAAGGTCGTGGCGATCATCGGTTTCATCGGGGTCGGTTTTGCCGTGTTGATGGGCTGGGTGCCCGAGCGCGAAGTCAGCGGCTTGAGCGGTCTGATGGCCGAGCACGGCGGATTTGCGCCCAACGGTTTGTCGGCGGTGGTCGGCGCTTTCATCACGATCATGTTCAGCTTCATCGGTACGGAAGCGGTGACCATCGCGGCCGCCGAATCGAATAATCCGGCGCAGAACATTGCCAAGGCCACCCGCTCGGTGATCTGGCGCATCGGCGTGTTCTACCTGCTGTCGATCTTCGTGGTCATTTCCGTGGTGCCGTGGAATGATCCGTTGCTGGCCTCGGTGGGCTCGTATCAGCGCGCCCTGGACATCATGAATATTCCAAACGCCAAGTTCATGGTCGACGTCGTCGTCCTGATCGCCGTGGCCAGTTGCATGAACTCCTCGATCTACATTGCCTCACGCATGTTGTACTCGCTGGGTCGTCGCGGCGATGCGCCGAAAGCGCTGAAGGCGACTTCCGCGGCCGGTGTGCCACGGGCCGCCGTGATCGCCAGCACCGTGCTGGGTGCGTCGATCACCGTGTGGAGCTACTTCATGCCCGCCGGGCTGTTCGAGTTCCTGCTGGCCAGTTCCGGGGCGATTGCCTTGCTGGTGTACCTGGCGATTGCGGTGTCGCAGCTACGCATGCGGCGGATATTGCAACAGCGCAAGGTCGAGCTGACCCTCCGCATGTGGCTGTTCCCATGGCTGACGTGGCTGGTGATCGGCTTCATCTGCGCGGCGCTGGCGGTCATGATGATCACTCCGCAGCATCGCACCGAAGTCACCACCACCATTGGCCTGGCGCTGGCAATCTCCTTTATCGGCCTGATCACGTCGCGTCAGCCTGCATCGGCCGCACAGGCAACGTCGGTGGGTCAGGCCTGA
- a CDS encoding LysR family transcriptional regulator — MHRTGMTELEVVLAVARRSSFRGAAQELGMSTTAVSSAVAGLEARLKVRLFNRSTRSVALTDIGQRYVARIAPALAQIKSAGEEASVGPDEPSGTLRINAPHGAAYLLLDPLLKQYAQRYPDVRIDIVSESSMVDIIAGGFDAGIRLAESVPQDMIAVALSGDIRMLVVAPPEYLERHGVPEHPRDLLTHRSIGMRMAHGGLYQWELERDGQKLQMDLPVSFASNEMLAIKQAVLSGLGIGFISEWFIQQELASGTLVPVLMPWCPSFGGLRLYYSGHRFVPARLRALIELAQELRPTLV; from the coding sequence ATGCACAGAACCGGAATGACCGAGCTGGAAGTGGTGTTGGCCGTGGCGCGGCGCAGCAGTTTTCGCGGCGCTGCACAGGAGCTGGGCATGTCCACTACTGCCGTGAGCAGCGCGGTGGCCGGTCTGGAAGCACGCCTGAAAGTGCGGCTGTTCAATCGCTCCACGCGCAGCGTTGCCCTCACCGACATCGGCCAACGCTATGTGGCACGCATCGCACCTGCGTTGGCACAGATCAAAAGTGCCGGCGAAGAAGCCAGCGTCGGCCCCGATGAGCCGAGCGGCACATTGCGCATCAATGCACCGCATGGCGCGGCCTACCTGCTGTTGGATCCGCTATTGAAGCAGTACGCTCAGCGCTATCCCGACGTACGTATCGACATCGTCAGCGAATCAAGCATGGTCGACATCATCGCCGGTGGCTTCGACGCCGGGATTCGTCTGGCGGAGTCCGTGCCGCAAGACATGATTGCCGTGGCACTGTCAGGTGACATTCGGATGCTTGTGGTCGCACCCCCCGAGTACCTCGAACGCCACGGCGTGCCCGAACATCCGCGAGATCTACTCACCCACCGAAGCATCGGCATGCGCATGGCCCATGGTGGGCTCTACCAATGGGAATTGGAGCGCGATGGCCAAAAGTTGCAAATGGATCTGCCGGTGAGCTTCGCCTCCAACGAAATGCTCGCAATCAAACAGGCGGTGTTGTCGGGCCTTGGCATTGGTTTCATTTCCGAGTGGTTCATCCAGCAAGAGCTGGCGAGCGGCACCTTGGTGCCGGTGTTGATGCCGTGGTGCCCGTCATTTGGCGGACTGAGGCTCTATTACTCGGGCCACCGCTTCGTGCCCGCGCGGTTGCGCGCATTGATTGAACTGGCGCAGGAGTTGCGGCCCACTTTGGTTTGA
- a CDS encoding aldehyde dehydrogenase family protein: MQRIEHIYINGEFVLPHGEEWFDLHNPSTEEVIGQVRLGDALDAQRAIAAAKAAFPAWARTSREERIAALHRMHRAVAAKEEELLQAILMEYGAPVARGRWMATYPADVIAQAIDALEAFDFEEQVGIARVILTPVGVTGLITPWNSNAGFICNKLATALATGCTAVIKPSEMSALQTQVVVSALHEAGLPPGVFNVVNGRGDVVGEEIAGHPDVAKISFTGSSAVGKHLVRTGADTMKRVTLELGGKSPTVVLDDADLQAVMPMVLQAGFLNSGQACIAGTRILVPRRRLTEFERIAQESVSQIRSGDPRDTDTDIGPMVSQKQWERVQRYIRIGQEEGARLLAGGEGRPEGLHAGWFVKPTIFTDANNRMRIAREEIFGPVLTIIPYEDDADAVSIANDTNYGLSALVLGKSAERCMNVARQIDAGRVLINTLTHEPRAPFGGFKHSGLGREMGRWGMSAFLEPKTLISHDTLK; encoded by the coding sequence ATGCAACGCATTGAACATATCTACATCAACGGCGAGTTCGTTCTTCCCCACGGTGAGGAATGGTTTGACCTTCATAACCCGAGCACCGAGGAAGTCATCGGTCAGGTTAGGCTGGGCGATGCACTGGACGCACAGCGTGCGATCGCCGCCGCCAAGGCTGCATTCCCGGCGTGGGCCCGTACTAGCCGGGAGGAGCGCATTGCGGCACTGCACCGCATGCACCGGGCCGTGGCGGCAAAGGAGGAAGAGCTGCTGCAAGCCATCCTCATGGAGTACGGTGCACCTGTGGCTCGCGGGCGCTGGATGGCGACTTATCCGGCCGACGTGATTGCGCAAGCAATCGATGCTCTGGAGGCGTTCGATTTCGAGGAGCAGGTCGGCATCGCCAGAGTCATTCTGACGCCCGTGGGTGTGACCGGTCTGATCACGCCATGGAACAGCAATGCGGGCTTCATCTGCAACAAGCTGGCCACCGCGCTGGCGACCGGCTGCACCGCCGTCATCAAGCCTAGCGAGATGAGCGCGTTGCAGACGCAGGTCGTGGTCAGTGCGTTGCACGAAGCGGGGTTGCCACCGGGTGTATTCAATGTCGTCAACGGACGGGGTGATGTGGTTGGCGAGGAGATCGCCGGTCATCCCGACGTTGCCAAGATCTCGTTTACGGGCTCGTCTGCTGTCGGTAAGCATCTGGTCAGAACCGGTGCCGACACCATGAAGCGTGTGACGCTGGAACTCGGCGGCAAGTCGCCCACCGTGGTGCTGGATGATGCTGATCTGCAGGCGGTCATGCCGATGGTGCTGCAAGCCGGATTTCTCAACAGCGGCCAGGCGTGCATCGCGGGGACTCGCATCCTCGTGCCGCGCCGCCGGCTGACAGAATTCGAGCGGATTGCGCAGGAGAGCGTCTCACAGATCCGATCGGGCGATCCGCGTGACACCGACACCGATATCGGTCCGATGGTGAGTCAGAAACAATGGGAACGGGTGCAGCGCTACATCCGTATCGGCCAGGAAGAAGGCGCAAGGTTGCTGGCGGGTGGCGAAGGTCGCCCGGAAGGCTTGCATGCCGGATGGTTTGTGAAGCCCACGATCTTCACTGATGCCAACAACCGGATGCGCATCGCACGTGAGGAAATCTTCGGGCCCGTATTGACGATCATTCCTTACGAGGATGATGCCGATGCGGTCAGCATTGCCAACGATACAAACTATGGGCTGAGCGCCCTGGTACTGGGAAAAAGCGCTGAACGTTGTATGAACGTAGCCCGTCAGATCGATGCGGGACGCGTGCTCATCAACACCCTGACCCACGAGCCGCGCGCCCCCTTCGGTGGATTCAAGCATTCAGGACTTGGGCGCGAAATGGGCAGGTGGGGAATGAGCGCGTTTTTGGAGCCGAAGACGTTGATCAGCCATGACACGTTGAAATGA
- a CDS encoding 3-oxoacyl-[acyl-carrier-protein] synthase III C-terminal domain-containing protein, translating into MKIVGLSGILPSRIVSNQDVINLVEEHSKDTFQEDLPKTLKTISKLLEKSGSGTRHWLGANETPMQLMETAFNSALAQANIDKADLDLLIYPNVTRGFIEPANSTFIAKALGLSCRNFDVVDACNGWVTAMDVINSKMQAGEIRYAAIVNMEFGMSAGGPVMPKNFSLQSSAELAYKFPSFTIGEAVTVTILSHEAPGNFKFSYINRPDLSDLSTISLPDWKLFCNEEDIPRISPTGGQYQFNSYAAALHEDGRNEAIKVFNLQNISAADVHKVFIHTGSPKMWEHIGQLIGIDHKLHHVGHKTGNIITASIPYGIFDAMSRGEAENGQFCMGWAGSGGMVFSALSFTL; encoded by the coding sequence ATGAAAATAGTTGGGCTGTCCGGGATTCTCCCGTCACGCATCGTCAGCAATCAGGACGTTATAAACCTGGTCGAGGAACACTCTAAAGATACCTTCCAGGAAGACTTGCCTAAAACATTGAAGACCATCAGCAAGTTGCTTGAAAAAAGTGGCAGCGGCACGCGTCATTGGCTGGGTGCCAACGAAACGCCGATGCAACTGATGGAGACGGCATTCAACTCCGCGCTCGCCCAGGCCAATATCGACAAGGCCGATCTGGATCTGTTGATTTACCCGAACGTCACCCGCGGCTTCATCGAGCCGGCCAACAGTACGTTCATCGCCAAGGCGCTGGGCCTGAGCTGCAGAAACTTCGATGTGGTCGACGCCTGCAACGGCTGGGTGACAGCCATGGATGTCATCAACAGTAAAATGCAGGCCGGCGAGATTCGCTACGCGGCGATCGTCAATATGGAATTTGGCATGTCTGCCGGCGGGCCGGTCATGCCCAAGAACTTCTCTTTGCAGTCGTCGGCAGAACTGGCTTACAAGTTCCCGAGTTTTACCATTGGCGAAGCTGTCACCGTCACCATCCTCAGTCATGAGGCCCCCGGCAATTTCAAGTTCTCTTACATCAACCGGCCGGACTTGAGTGACTTGTCGACCATCTCCCTGCCGGATTGGAAACTGTTCTGCAATGAGGAGGATATTCCTCGTATTTCACCAACGGGTGGGCAGTATCAATTCAATTCCTACGCGGCAGCCTTGCATGAAGATGGCCGCAATGAAGCGATAAAAGTTTTCAATCTGCAAAACATCTCTGCAGCAGATGTTCATAAAGTGTTTATCCATACCGGTTCGCCAAAGATGTGGGAGCACATCGGCCAACTGATCGGTATCGATCACAAGCTGCACCACGTCGGACATAAAACCGGCAACATCATTACCGCGTCCATCCCCTACGGCATCTTCGATGCGATGAGTCGGGGCGAAGCCGAAAACGGCCAGTTTTGCATGGGTTGGGCAGGCAGTGGCGGGATGGTTTTCTCTGCGTTGTCATTCACCCTGTAA